In a genomic window of Lacrimispora sp. BS-2:
- a CDS encoding amidohydrolase family protein, with amino-acid sequence MQKVDILLRSNAIFSGLASTPEAGFIAISGNRILAAGSSDGAEYAGPDTQVMDLGDRLICPGFTDVHCFFNGYLLTITGADLSACQNADQSVAAAKAYQEGLSPGATVLARGVRPGFTELSCDRLDQEFGDVPAIFFMEGGESCYMNSAARREYRFTPDTCWSESYWRLLRYILGQKEFSVPEFRKYLSMMNSRGITSVKEMGFDDFYGFTEELKKLEQENALTARVHFMSQPVGFPMNLEYGKEMRDFFPGIFVHFSGYNQMTDGSISQLEGEMKSPYLCADTCCAKNIDWEGLRRDTLAADRENFRFSLHAQGDGAICRTIDIFDQCQRGPDGKVKNRHAITDLECSDPVDLERMGALGIVAEVYPQIMSIADRDGKLAMIQEKIGLERGKNYWNRRKMAESGVTISCGTDLPLLYDDIPESIYHTVGALFPEGGAPFNKENTLTTAELLKAWTYGGQYNLGCESQLGTLKAGNLADIAVLDGNVFETPMDQMRGIKVCLTLVDGKIVHRTI; translated from the coding sequence ATGCAGAAAGTTGACATTCTATTACGTTCCAACGCTATCTTCTCAGGCCTTGCTTCCACTCCGGAAGCAGGCTTCATAGCCATATCCGGCAACCGCATCCTGGCCGCTGGTTCCTCGGACGGAGCTGAGTACGCCGGACCGGACACCCAGGTGATGGATTTAGGAGATCGGCTCATCTGCCCTGGCTTTACGGACGTGCACTGTTTTTTCAACGGATATCTGCTTACCATCACGGGCGCCGATTTAAGCGCATGCCAAAACGCAGATCAGTCGGTGGCAGCAGCTAAGGCTTACCAGGAAGGCCTGTCCCCCGGCGCAACTGTGCTTGCAAGAGGGGTACGCCCCGGTTTCACAGAGCTGAGCTGCGACCGGCTGGACCAGGAGTTTGGGGACGTGCCTGCCATTTTCTTTATGGAAGGAGGAGAAAGCTGTTATATGAACAGCGCCGCCCGCAGGGAGTACCGTTTCACCCCGGACACCTGCTGGTCAGAAAGCTACTGGCGCCTTCTGAGATATATTCTGGGACAGAAGGAATTTTCCGTACCGGAATTCAGGAAATATCTGTCCATGATGAATTCAAGAGGAATTACTTCTGTCAAGGAAATGGGGTTTGACGATTTCTACGGTTTTACAGAAGAACTTAAGAAATTAGAACAGGAGAACGCGCTGACTGCCAGAGTACATTTCATGAGCCAGCCTGTAGGCTTTCCCATGAATCTGGAATACGGAAAGGAAATGCGGGATTTCTTTCCCGGCATTTTTGTACATTTCTCAGGTTATAACCAGATGACCGACGGATCAATCAGCCAGCTGGAAGGCGAAATGAAGTCTCCCTACCTCTGCGCGGACACCTGCTGCGCCAAAAATATCGACTGGGAAGGCTTAAGAAGGGATACCCTGGCAGCCGACAGGGAGAACTTCCGCTTTTCTCTCCATGCACAGGGCGATGGAGCCATCTGCAGGACTATCGATATCTTTGACCAGTGCCAAAGGGGACCAGACGGCAAGGTGAAAAACCGTCATGCAATCACAGACCTGGAGTGCTCGGATCCTGTTGATCTGGAGCGCATGGGAGCTCTCGGCATAGTGGCAGAGGTCTATCCTCAGATCATGTCCATCGCAGACCGGGACGGCAAGCTGGCAATGATTCAGGAAAAGATCGGTCTGGAACGTGGCAAAAACTACTGGAACCGCCGAAAAATGGCCGAGAGTGGTGTGACGATTTCCTGCGGCACGGACCTGCCGCTGCTTTACGACGATATTCCTGAGTCCATCTACCACACAGTAGGCGCCCTGTTCCCTGAAGGAGGTGCGCCCTTCAATAAAGAGAACACCCTGACCACTGCTGAGTTATTAAAGGCCTGGACCTACGGGGGCCAGTACAACCTGGGCTGCGAATCCCAGCTGGGTACCCTCAAAGCCGGTAATCTGGCAGACATCGCAGTGCTGGATGGGAATGTGTTTGAGACCCCCATGGACCAGATGCGAGGCATCAAAGTGTGCCTGACTCTGGTGGACGGCAAAATTGTCCATCGCACGATTTAA
- a CDS encoding BtpA/SgcQ family protein, whose translation MLWTEKMFHTKKPIIAMLHLDPLPGDPMYSSDNDMKTTVAHAREDLKALQEGGVDGILFSNEFSLPYERNMSFVTPASMARVIGELMNEIRVPFGVDCISDGLATLELAAAVGADFVRGTFCGVYVGDGGLYNNDFSKLLRRRAALPLEKLKMLYFINPESDRNLDTRPLKDIARSTIFKANPDGLCISASAAGQDVDDELIAQVKAAAPEVVVLCNTGCRRDTIERKLATADAAVVGTTFKENGDFFARVDVVRVKEFMEAAKAYRKSL comes from the coding sequence ATGCTTTGGACTGAAAAAATGTTTCATACGAAAAAACCGATTATTGCCATGCTGCATCTGGATCCACTTCCGGGAGATCCCATGTATTCTTCGGATAATGATATGAAGACAACGGTAGCGCACGCCAGGGAGGACCTTAAGGCATTGCAGGAAGGCGGTGTAGACGGGATTTTGTTCTCCAACGAATTCAGCCTTCCCTATGAACGGAATATGAGCTTCGTCACACCTGCCAGTATGGCGCGGGTTATCGGAGAGCTGATGAACGAGATCAGAGTGCCTTTTGGTGTGGACTGTATCTCGGATGGTCTGGCAACCCTGGAGCTGGCTGCTGCTGTGGGCGCCGATTTTGTACGGGGAACCTTTTGCGGCGTCTATGTGGGAGACGGCGGACTGTACAATAATGATTTTTCAAAGCTCCTGAGGCGCAGGGCTGCCCTGCCCCTTGAAAAGCTTAAAATGCTCTATTTCATTAACCCGGAATCCGACCGGAATCTGGATACCAGACCGCTGAAGGATATTGCCAGGTCCACAATTTTCAAGGCTAATCCGGACGGGCTATGCATCTCTGCCTCAGCCGCTGGGCAGGATGTGGATGATGAACTGATCGCACAGGTGAAGGCGGCGGCTCCGGAGGTGGTGGTTCTGTGCAATACCGGGTGCCGCAGGGATACCATAGAGCGGAAGCTGGCTACAGCGGATGCTGCAGTGGTGGGGACTACATTTAAGGAAAACGGCGATTTCTTCGCCCGCGTGGATGTGGTCCGCGTGAAGGAATTTATGGAAGCAGCAAAAGCATACAGGAAGAGTCTGTGA
- the frlD gene encoding fructoselysine 6-kinase: MKVAAIGDNCIDVYERIQKKYPTGNVVDTGVNIQKLGIPVSIISTTGSDENGRWMVETLSREGLDLSHFKVGNGPTAITYMDMDGLDRVHGDYVEGVLEHIMFDDEDVRFAAAHDLVHTALWGKAEEALPKIRQLSDVRISFDYADRLDHELVEKTLPFVDYGFYSYHKERDAFIESYLKDKVDRGMKVAVATFGDKGSLAYDGNQFYEGGIYPACVVNTVGAGDSFIAGFLYEILNGSDIETCLDTGAKIAAKVVSTFNPWEE; the protein is encoded by the coding sequence ATGAAAGTTGCTGCTATCGGAGACAACTGCATTGACGTGTATGAGCGGATTCAAAAGAAATACCCCACCGGCAATGTGGTAGATACGGGAGTCAATATTCAGAAGCTGGGAATTCCCGTATCCATTATCAGTACCACCGGTTCTGATGAAAACGGAAGATGGATGGTGGAGACACTGTCCAGAGAAGGACTGGATTTGAGCCACTTCAAAGTGGGGAACGGGCCGACTGCCATTACTTACATGGATATGGACGGGCTGGACCGGGTGCATGGTGATTATGTGGAGGGGGTGCTGGAACATATTATGTTTGACGACGAGGATGTCCGCTTTGCCGCTGCCCATGACCTGGTGCATACTGCGCTGTGGGGAAAGGCAGAAGAAGCCCTGCCGAAGATCCGTCAGCTTTCCGATGTGCGGATCAGCTTTGACTATGCAGACCGGCTGGACCACGAACTGGTTGAGAAAACCCTGCCATTTGTGGATTATGGATTTTATTCCTACCACAAGGAGCGGGATGCATTTATTGAATCCTACTTAAAGGATAAGGTAGACAGGGGCATGAAGGTTGCGGTGGCCACCTTTGGTGATAAGGGGAGCCTGGCTTATGACGGCAACCAGTTTTATGAGGGAGGCATTTATCCTGCCTGTGTGGTGAATACTGTGGGAGCGGGCGACAGCTTTATCGCTGGATTCCTCTATGAAATTCTGAACGGGTCTGACATTGAAACGTGCCTGGACACAGGCGCGAAGATAGCTGCCAAAGTGGTCAGTACCTTCAATCCATGGGAGGAATGA
- a CDS encoding SGNH/GDSL hydrolase family protein has translation MIRKRVLCYGDSNTWGYMPVTGTRYEESVRYPGVMAQSLGDEYRVVEEGLNGRTTVFSDRMEPERCGIEHLLPFLLSHLPLDYLVIMLGTNDTKSHFHVNAREIGYGMEELLIRARHILDTRGFRTKIILVAPVPIYPERDPMFDQESWRKSGELALVFRELAHTYGCLYLDGGSVTRAVGEDGIHLSIQGHRALGEAIAEIIKVHEQCQFTKHMGNPSE, from the coding sequence ATGATAAGAAAACGGGTTCTCTGTTATGGTGATTCCAATACCTGGGGCTACATGCCCGTGACCGGAACCAGGTATGAGGAGAGTGTCCGGTATCCGGGAGTTATGGCTCAATCGCTGGGAGATGAGTACCGGGTTGTGGAGGAGGGGTTAAACGGACGGACCACTGTGTTTTCCGACCGAATGGAGCCGGAGCGCTGCGGAATTGAACACCTGCTTCCGTTTTTGCTGTCCCACCTGCCTCTTGATTATCTGGTGATTATGCTTGGAACAAACGATACTAAAAGCCATTTCCACGTCAATGCCAGAGAAATCGGATACGGTATGGAAGAACTTCTGATCCGGGCCAGGCACATTCTGGATACCAGGGGATTTAGAACAAAAATCATACTGGTGGCCCCGGTTCCCATTTATCCTGAGAGAGATCCCATGTTTGACCAGGAATCCTGGAGGAAGAGCGGGGAACTGGCACTGGTTTTCCGGGAACTGGCTCATACATACGGATGCCTGTACCTGGATGGCGGATCTGTCACCAGGGCTGTGGGAGAGGATGGAATCCATCTGAGCATACAAGGCCACCGGGCATTGGGAGAAGCAATTGCAGAGATCATAAAGGTACACGAACAATGCCAATTTACTAAGCATATGGGGAATCCGTCTGAGTAA
- the frlC gene encoding fructoselysine 3-epimerase has protein sequence MKLGMFTSGYQRNPLEHCFQDAKRFGYDFIELWGGRPHAFAPDLKAGEIKDLKRLIDKYQMPVLGFTPEHNAYPYNFMIGSELQRRDAVDYLKLCLDMAKEMGSDYMLVSPAHAGYLATYEEIWSRMVSTLRELTGHAEKVGVKLVVETLTPYESNAFKSANDLIELFKRIDSPYIVGMCDVVPPFVQHESIMAYIDKLGEKMYHMHIIDGDQGTDSHIVPGEGSIPLPELFKELKDAGYEKTATLELVTGYINEPRLYARRAIDNARAYMREAGF, from the coding sequence ATGAAACTTGGCATGTTTACTTCTGGTTATCAGCGCAATCCGCTGGAACACTGCTTTCAGGATGCAAAGCGTTTCGGCTATGACTTCATCGAGCTGTGGGGCGGCAGGCCTCACGCCTTTGCACCAGATCTGAAAGCAGGGGAGATTAAGGACTTGAAACGCCTGATCGATAAATATCAGATGCCGGTGCTGGGATTTACGCCAGAGCACAACGCCTATCCTTATAATTTTATGATTGGAAGCGAGCTGCAGAGGAGAGATGCAGTAGATTACCTGAAGCTGTGTCTGGATATGGCGAAGGAAATGGGCTCTGACTATATGCTGGTGTCACCGGCCCATGCCGGATATCTGGCAACCTATGAGGAGATCTGGTCCCGCATGGTGAGTACCTTAAGAGAGCTGACCGGCCACGCTGAGAAGGTTGGCGTAAAGCTGGTGGTGGAAACGCTGACGCCTTATGAGAGCAACGCGTTCAAGAGCGCAAATGACCTGATCGAACTGTTTAAACGCATTGATTCCCCCTATATTGTGGGTATGTGTGATGTAGTGCCTCCTTTTGTTCAGCATGAAAGCATCATGGCTTACATTGATAAGCTGGGCGAAAAAATGTATCACATGCACATTATTGACGGGGATCAGGGGACAGACAGCCACATTGTTCCCGGCGAGGGTTCCATACCGCTGCCGGAGCTGTTTAAAGAGTTAAAGGATGCCGGATATGAGAAGACTGCCACATTGGAGTTGGTGACAGGATATATCAACGAACCCAGGTTGTATGCCAGAAGAGCCATCGACAATGCCCGTGCCTATATGAGGGAAGCCGGTTTCTGA
- a CDS encoding amidohydrolase family protein, protein MFIDIHVHPAFYEPINEDAKLEELRHNALDIHLNGTAPLQHVFNQMRCAGLDRLCLLPEDYSAEYGRPLVTNEEIKRLVDLAPDRFIGFAGVDPLAEGAEDKLEHALGDLKLRGLKLHPARQHFYPSDKRLNPIYDICEKYHRPIIFHSGLSWEPNTLAKYSRPIEFEELAAARPGLKICLAHFGWPWVQETAMLMLKYPNVYADTGLLYFDNALEFYKKVFNHDIPTTWIDRSLRHQVMFGSNNPRFEQIRMADAISRLGFRESTLELIKGGNAIEFLGGIEETFISGVAGKGKEGYQW, encoded by the coding sequence ATGTTTATTGACATTCATGTACATCCGGCGTTTTATGAGCCGATCAATGAGGACGCCAAGCTGGAGGAGTTAAGGCATAATGCCCTGGACATCCACTTAAACGGAACCGCCCCTCTGCAGCACGTATTCAACCAGATGCGCTGCGCGGGGCTGGACCGCCTGTGCTTGCTGCCGGAGGATTACTCTGCAGAGTACGGCAGGCCGCTGGTGACAAATGAGGAGATCAAAAGGCTGGTGGATCTGGCACCGGACCGCTTTATTGGTTTTGCAGGGGTGGATCCCCTGGCAGAGGGAGCAGAGGACAAGCTGGAGCACGCTTTGGGCGATCTGAAGCTCAGAGGATTAAAACTTCATCCAGCCCGGCAGCATTTTTATCCGTCGGATAAGCGGCTGAATCCGATTTACGACATCTGCGAAAAGTATCACAGGCCTATAATCTTTCACAGCGGACTGTCCTGGGAACCCAATACTCTGGCGAAATATTCCAGGCCCATTGAGTTTGAGGAACTGGCAGCCGCAAGGCCGGGTCTTAAGATCTGCCTGGCCCACTTCGGCTGGCCCTGGGTGCAGGAGACCGCCATGCTTATGCTGAAATATCCCAATGTTTATGCGGATACGGGGCTTCTGTATTTTGACAATGCTTTGGAGTTTTACAAGAAGGTATTTAACCATGACATTCCCACTACATGGATTGACCGCAGTCTGCGGCACCAGGTAATGTTCGGAAGCAACAATCCTCGTTTCGAGCAGATCCGCATGGCAGACGCCATTTCGCGTCTGGGTTTCAGAGAGAGTACCCTGGAGCTGATTAAAGGCGGCAATGCCATCGAATTCCTGGGGGGAATAGAAGAAACTTTCATCAGCGGTGTTGCCGGGAAAGGTAAGGAGGGATACCAGTGGTAA
- a CDS encoding secondary thiamine-phosphate synthase enzyme YjbQ: MVSTSSITLLTTEYNQMIRITGEIEKAVKKSGIQNGIVSVISRHTTTGITVNESLECLESDISEFLARLAPEDWPYAHARMLRDYGSTAGNPTGHLKSLLTGNHCHLLVSEGCIQKGGAQEVYFCEFDGPAQRTISIQVMGE, translated from the coding sequence GTGGTAAGTACAAGTTCAATTACACTTTTGACAACGGAATACAACCAGATGATCCGGATCACCGGTGAAATCGAAAAAGCCGTGAAGAAAAGCGGAATTCAAAACGGGATTGTCAGCGTAATCAGCAGGCACACGACCACCGGAATTACAGTGAATGAGTCCCTGGAATGCCTGGAAAGTGATATATCGGAATTTCTGGCCAGGCTGGCTCCTGAGGACTGGCCATACGCTCACGCCAGGATGCTCCGTGACTATGGTTCTACGGCCGGCAATCCCACGGGTCATCTGAAATCACTTCTCACAGGAAACCACTGCCATCTGCTGGTAAGCGAAGGATGCATCCAAAAGGGTGGGGCTCAGGAGGTTTACTTTTGCGAATTTGACGGACCGGCCCAGAGAACTATATCCATCCAGGTAATGGGGGAGTAG
- a CDS encoding amino acid permease, whose product MSNVKTPEQSANELKRKLGLGTVIALGVGTTVGSGIFSSLGEVAGAAGSSLFLVLSFLIGGMLQIPANFCYAELASAFPEDGGQYVYFKEAGSRPLAFLCGWISFWATDPPSISIMALAIANYLAFFIPVHGLILRLVAVGFVLIFMVLHLRSVEGGGKFQTIITALKVIPFVLIIGIGIFFIKGDLFLSSVPLAGVTATGFTALLAGISATTWSFDGMAAACYMSGEIREPKKNLPRGLILTAFIVLALYVGLTLIASGLLSVGELAASEAPIALLASKIPVIGGYAGTVVAVMAVIVVIGSLSSCIMFQPRIEYAMAKDGLFFKAFGKIHPKYETPYFSILVQCAVAIVLIFATSLSDLLGYFTLVALLKNFLTFGTIIVLRNKAHYKPEYRMPVRPLMVGVAMLITGTLIWSTFIWAPVAGIACALIAVVTGLPVYYFWESRNKKAAAMK is encoded by the coding sequence ATGTCAAATGTTAAAACACCGGAACAAAGTGCCAACGAATTAAAACGGAAGCTTGGTCTTGGCACCGTAATCGCTCTTGGAGTCGGAACAACAGTTGGATCCGGAATCTTCTCATCACTGGGTGAGGTAGCGGGAGCCGCGGGAAGCAGCCTGTTTTTGGTGCTGTCTTTCCTGATCGGCGGAATGCTGCAGATCCCGGCCAACTTCTGCTATGCGGAGTTAGCCAGTGCCTTTCCTGAGGACGGCGGACAGTATGTTTACTTTAAGGAAGCGGGATCACGTCCTCTTGCATTCCTCTGTGGCTGGATCAGTTTCTGGGCCACCGATCCGCCGTCCATTTCCATTATGGCCCTGGCCATTGCTAATTACCTGGCGTTTTTTATTCCGGTTCACGGCTTGATTCTTCGCCTGGTGGCAGTTGGTTTCGTGCTGATTTTCATGGTGCTGCATCTGCGCTCTGTGGAAGGTGGCGGTAAATTCCAGACCATAATCACTGCTTTAAAGGTTATTCCCTTTGTGCTGATCATCGGAATCGGTATTTTCTTCATTAAAGGAGACTTATTCCTGTCTTCTGTGCCGTTGGCAGGAGTGACTGCAACCGGTTTTACCGCCCTTTTGGCCGGTATTTCCGCCACCACATGGTCCTTTGATGGCATGGCGGCTGCCTGCTATATGTCCGGAGAGATCAGGGAACCTAAAAAGAATCTGCCCAGAGGACTGATCCTCACTGCATTTATCGTACTTGCCCTGTATGTCGGCCTGACCCTGATCGCTTCCGGTCTGCTGTCTGTTGGTGAGCTGGCGGCTTCCGAGGCTCCGATTGCTCTGCTGGCCTCCAAGATCCCGGTTATCGGCGGATATGCGGGTACCGTCGTGGCGGTAATGGCAGTGATCGTGGTAATTGGATCTCTGTCCAGCTGTATTATGTTCCAGCCGCGTATTGAGTACGCCATGGCAAAGGATGGCCTGTTCTTCAAGGCTTTCGGTAAGATTCATCCCAAGTATGAAACCCCTTACTTCTCCATATTGGTTCAGTGTGCGGTTGCGATTGTTCTGATTTTCGCCACTTCTCTTTCTGACCTGCTTGGTTACTTCACTCTGGTAGCTCTGTTAAAGAACTTCCTTACCTTTGGCACTATCATTGTGCTGAGAAACAAGGCACACTACAAACCTGAATACAGGATGCCTGTAAGGCCTCTGATGGTTGGAGTGGCTATGCTGATCACAGGAACCCTGATCTGGTCAACCTTTATCTGGGCGCCTGTGGCAGGTATCGCTTGTGCACTGATCGCCGTGGTTACAGGACTTCCGGTATATTACTTCTGGGAGAGCCGGAATAAGAAGGCGGCGGCCATGAAATAG
- a CDS encoding GntR family transcriptional regulator: protein MSLDRQKPRDEAMEKIENYIIKNHLKPDEKLPSERSMCEMWDFNRSTLRSAIKQLILEGKIYNKNGSGTYVAREKLVRNLQDVYGFYQTAQIAGRKVDTKVLLVDFCETPKDIGRKMKLPLGHKLMRLVRLRYLDGIPVLISTIYLDAQRFAGLEQVDLDKVSLYAVLKEQYDVEVSGGMEKLSIAYCDEEEAGYLEIEEGAPVIYQSGVTMDQQDVVFEYFKEITRSEYVCFASELTRR, encoded by the coding sequence ATGAGTTTAGATCGCCAGAAGCCCCGTGATGAGGCAATGGAAAAAATTGAAAATTATATAATAAAAAATCATTTAAAACCTGATGAGAAGCTTCCTTCCGAGCGGAGCATGTGCGAGATGTGGGATTTTAACCGGTCCACTCTCAGAAGTGCGATCAAGCAGTTGATCCTGGAAGGCAAAATCTATAACAAGAATGGTTCGGGAACCTACGTGGCCAGGGAAAAATTAGTCCGCAACCTTCAGGATGTCTATGGGTTTTACCAGACAGCACAGATTGCGGGGCGAAAGGTTGATACAAAGGTGCTCCTCGTGGATTTCTGTGAGACTCCCAAGGATATCGGACGCAAAATGAAACTGCCGCTGGGGCACAAGCTGATGCGGCTTGTGCGCCTGCGCTATCTGGATGGGATACCGGTACTGATTTCTACCATCTATCTGGACGCTCAGCGCTTTGCCGGACTGGAACAGGTGGATTTAGACAAGGTTTCTCTCTACGCTGTGCTGAAGGAACAGTATGATGTGGAGGTTTCCGGCGGTATGGAGAAGCTGAGCATCGCCTACTGCGATGAGGAGGAAGCGGGATATCTGGAGATTGAAGAAGGTGCTCCTGTGATTTATCAGTCAGGTGTAACGATGGATCAGCAGGACGTGGTGTTTGAATATTTTAAGGAGATCACCCGATCAGAATACGTTTGCTTCGCAAGCGAGCTTACGAGAAGGTGA
- the frlD gene encoding fructoselysine 6-kinase, whose amino-acid sequence MKLAAVGDNCMDVYDNTGNAYPGGNPVNVAVYFVRLGGKASYTGVVGTDKYGTLMKEKIAEKGVDVSHIRFMEGNTAITHVELVGGERVFGDYEEGVLAGFKLTEEEKDFICEHDMIVTGLWGNIHDDLAQLKERGIRIAFDAATRPGDPAAVAAIPSVDYLFFATDDGDTGELREAMKELKEKGPVLVVATMGEKGSIAYDGTGFTTFGIVPCNVMDTMGAGDSFIAGFLKGILEGRELKECMRMGAANSSVTLEYNGAW is encoded by the coding sequence ATGAAACTGGCTGCAGTTGGCGATAACTGTATGGATGTCTATGACAATACCGGGAACGCTTACCCGGGCGGTAATCCTGTAAACGTGGCTGTGTATTTTGTACGGCTGGGAGGCAAGGCTTCCTACACAGGCGTGGTGGGTACAGATAAGTACGGCACGCTGATGAAGGAGAAAATTGCAGAAAAAGGCGTGGATGTGTCCCACATCCGTTTTATGGAGGGGAACACGGCCATCACCCATGTGGAACTGGTGGGTGGTGAGCGTGTTTTCGGAGATTACGAGGAGGGCGTGCTGGCCGGCTTTAAGCTGACCGAAGAGGAAAAGGATTTTATCTGTGAACATGATATGATTGTGACAGGACTATGGGGAAACATTCATGACGATCTGGCGCAGTTAAAGGAGCGGGGTATCAGGATTGCCTTCGATGCAGCCACAAGGCCGGGAGATCCGGCGGCTGTTGCGGCAATTCCTTCTGTGGATTACCTGTTTTTTGCCACTGACGACGGAGATACCGGGGAACTTCGGGAGGCCATGAAGGAACTTAAGGAAAAAGGCCCTGTGCTGGTAGTCGCAACAATGGGCGAAAAGGGCAGCATTGCCTATGACGGAACCGGGTTTACCACATTTGGGATTGTGCCCTGCAACGTGATGGATACCATGGGAGCCGGTGACAGCTTTATCGCAGGATTCTTAAAGGGTATCCTGGAAGGCAGAGAATTAAAAGAGTGCATGAGAATGGGTGCTGCCAATTCCAGTGTGACATTGGAGTACAACGGTGCCTGGTAA
- a CDS encoding GntR family transcriptional regulator: protein MAKTTEVAYNSPIYLQLREVVRSKIEDGEYAPGTAIPSENVLAGTYGINRLTVRSAIDALVNEGLLKRVQGKGVYVVAQIERDLEVLGGFTQTMDEKHVQNKRKILLKGQRKAGEKYAAIFGINEEDMLYYIKRLDYADEDPIAIQEIYIPYNLVPKMEGIDQSVFSMFEIYKFYGINPVRAWQTLDLVQLTQSDARLININKDQTVFLFSCTTYDEDDRVIEYSKSYTRGDKCNFKVHFHK, encoded by the coding sequence TTGGCCAAAACAACAGAGGTAGCTTACAATTCACCTATTTATCTTCAGCTTCGGGAAGTAGTACGTTCTAAAATCGAGGATGGGGAGTATGCTCCCGGTACGGCTATCCCCTCAGAAAATGTTCTGGCAGGTACCTACGGAATCAACCGCCTGACCGTCCGCAGCGCAATTGATGCGCTGGTGAACGAGGGTTTGTTAAAACGCGTCCAGGGGAAGGGCGTATACGTTGTAGCCCAAATCGAGAGGGATTTAGAGGTATTGGGCGGATTTACCCAGACCATGGATGAAAAGCATGTGCAGAATAAGCGCAAGATCCTGTTGAAAGGCCAGCGGAAGGCCGGAGAGAAATACGCGGCAATCTTTGGAATCAACGAGGAAGATATGCTGTATTATATCAAGCGTCTGGACTATGCGGATGAAGATCCCATTGCCATTCAGGAAATCTATATTCCCTATAATCTGGTGCCCAAGATGGAAGGGATCGATCAGAGCGTGTTCAGCATGTTTGAAATCTATAAATTTTATGGGATTAACCCTGTGAGGGCATGGCAGACCCTGGACTTGGTTCAGCTAACCCAGTCCGATGCCAGACTGATTAATATCAACAAAGACCAGACGGTATTCCTGTTTTCCTGTACCACTTATGACGAGGATGACCGTGTGATAGAATATTCAAAATCTTATACCCGTGGAGATAAGTGCAACTTCAAGGTACATTTCCACAAGTAG
- a CDS encoding SIS domain-containing protein, producing the protein MLKFDEQKQIDNINGALALRPEIERVVDEIQQRGFDGIYFIGIGGTWASGMQVEVYMRGRSSIPVYVENGAEFITTGNKRFTKDSIVIFSSVTGSTEEMVKAIEKVRETGAKVFGFIDKPDAPMVKLCDWCISYPMNEQLKFYMVANRLMFNNGEFPEYGRYNAEMEAHLARALVEVEKEADQWAAGFARDKYEYFKARPDMPHYFVGGGNQWGATYSYAMCYWEEQLWIRTKSITSAEFFHGMLEVVDAETPVTLFIGEDEQRPLAERVKGFLPKVCKNYTVIDTKDYELKGISPEFRGSVSHLVMHAVNNRVDVHMEEEFCHPMVIRRYYRQFDY; encoded by the coding sequence ATGTTAAAGTTTGATGAACAGAAGCAGATTGACAATATAAACGGCGCTCTGGCGCTGCGGCCGGAGATAGAGAGAGTAGTGGACGAAATTCAGCAGAGAGGTTTTGATGGAATTTATTTCATCGGAATCGGCGGAACCTGGGCTTCCGGTATGCAGGTGGAGGTCTATATGAGAGGCAGAAGTTCCATTCCGGTATATGTGGAGAACGGTGCGGAGTTCATCACCACCGGCAACAAGCGTTTCACCAAGGATTCTATTGTGATCTTCTCATCTGTAACGGGAAGCACTGAGGAGATGGTAAAGGCCATTGAAAAGGTACGGGAAACCGGTGCTAAGGTGTTTGGCTTTATCGACAAGCCGGATGCCCCCATGGTGAAACTGTGTGACTGGTGCATTTCCTACCCTATGAATGAGCAGCTGAAGTTCTATATGGTGGCCAACCGTTTGATGTTCAACAACGGAGAGTTCCCTGAGTACGGCCGGTATAACGCAGAGATGGAGGCTCATCTGGCCCGGGCCCTGGTGGAGGTTGAGAAGGAAGCAGACCAGTGGGCGGCCGGGTTCGCCAGAGATAAATATGAGTATTTTAAGGCCCGTCCGGATATGCCCCACTACTTTGTGGGCGGCGGTAACCAGTGGGGAGCCACTTACTCCTATGCGATGTGCTACTGGGAGGAACAGCTGTGGATCCGTACCAAATCCATCACCAGTGCTGAATTTTTCCATGGTATGCTGGAGGTTGTGGACGCGGAGACTCCTGTCACTCTCTTCATCGGAGAGGACGAGCAGCGTCCCTTGGCAGAGCGCGTGAAAGGCTTTCTGCCTAAGGTCTGCAAAAATTACACTGTCATTGATACGAAAGATTATGAACTAAAGGGAATCAGCCCGGAATTCAGAGGCTCTGTTTCACACCTTGTGATGCATGCGGTGAACAACCGTGTGGATGTCCATATGGAGGAAGAGTTCTGTCATCCCATGGTGATTCGCCGTTATTACCGCCAGTTTGACTATTGA